Genomic window (Rosa chinensis cultivar Old Blush chromosome 6, RchiOBHm-V2, whole genome shotgun sequence):
TGCACAAAATGACTCAATCCAAGTGGAAGTTATAAGTTCCATTGTAAAAGCTTTTGGGTGGAGACAAGTTGTGCCGATCTACATAGACACTGCATACGGCGAGGCAATCATACCATACTTAACTGATGCCTTGGATGAGGTTGGGGCCCGGGTTCCCTACCGTAGTGTCATTTCCCCATccgcaactgatgatcaaattgAAAAAGAGCTTTACAAGTTGATGACAATGCAAACTAGAGTTTTTCTTGTCCACATGACAACCTCACTATGCTCTAGGGTACTTTACAAGGCAAAAGCAATTGGAATGATGAGCGAGGGATATGTTTGGATCATGACCAGTGGGATAACTAATAGATTAAGGATGACGGACGACTTTTCATTCCTCAATTCCTTGGACGGAATATTAGGTGTTCAAACCTATgtcccaaaaacaaaagaacttcATCAAGAGTTCATACCACGGTGGCATCTGCAGTTCCTAAAAGACACTCCAGCTAACAGTTTTTCTGCTAACTTGGATGTTTTTGCACTATGGGCTTATGATGCTGCTCATGCACTGGCCATAGCAATTGAAGAAGTAACTTGGAGTACAAGTAACATTGATTTCCAAAAGTCACATACTGCTCCCAACAACTCGACAGATCTTGAAAGTTTGGCGGTCTCTCAATATGGGCCAAAACTATGCAAAGCACTCTCAACTACTAGATTTAATGGCATTGCTGGAGATTTTAGACTTGTTGATAGGCAACTTCAATCCTCAACTTTTCAGATTGTTAACATAAATGGTGGTGCAACAAGAACAATCGGATTTTGGACACCAGAAAATGGACTATGTAAAAAGTTGGGATCCTCAGTAAACACAGGAAAAGGTTCAATTTCCAATGGCAATCTGGGACCCATTATATGGCCAGGAGATTCTCTTTCTGTTCCCAAGGGATGGGAGATACCAACAAATGGCAAGAAGTTGAGAATTGCAGTTCCTCAGAAAGTTGGTTTTACTGAGTTCGTTAAGATCACAAAAGATCCAAGCACAAACATAACAGATGTCTCTGGGTTCAGTATTGATGTCTTTGAGGCTGCGCTGGAGATATTGCCATATGCTCTTCCCTATGAATTTATTCCCTTTGCAAAGCCCGATGGCACCACTGCTGGCAATAACAATGATTTGTGCTATCAAGTTTCTATTGGGGTAAAAGTTTACTTTTTTAAAGCTTTGATATAATTCAGTGGCTCATGATCATATTTCAACTTGATAGAAATTGTTAACAGAGGCATTCAAGTTCATTGCTAGGAATTGATAACAAATATAATCTTTACATGACAGAACTTTGATGCTATAGTGGGAGATACAACAATTACAGCAAATAGGTCCTTGTTTGTAGACTTTACCATGCCATATACAGAAGCTGGTATAGTCATGGTTGTACCGGTCAGAGATAGCAATAGAAAGAGTGCATGGGCTTTCTTGAAGCCTTGGAGATGGGACCTGTGGTTTACAACTGCTTGTTTCTTCCTCTTCATTGGTTTCGTTGTTTGGGTTCTTGAACACCGAATTAATAAACACTTTCGGGGCCCTCCTTCACATCAAGTTGGTACCAGTATTTGGTTTTCTTTCTCCACCATGGTTTTTGCACAGAGTAAGTTTCAATTGCCTCTATCtaatataaaatgattttcgcaTCCAGTTCCTTATAAGTGAATTAGTACTTCAACCTCTATatatctttttcctttttcctttttaaagaaaataacGATTTCCTTCTGCATTGCACAGCTGCAAGAGTTGTTAGCAACTGGGCTAGAGTTGTGATGATTATCTGGATATTtgttctactagtactgacaaTAAATTACACGGCCAGTCTAACTTCACTATATACCGTCCAGAAACTCCAGCCAACCGTTACTGATATAAAGGATCTATTAAAGAAAGGGGAGAAAGTTGGTCATGTAAGGAATTATGTTCGTGACATGTTGAAGCAAAAAGGTTTTGATGATTCAAAGCTTAAGCGTTTTACAACTGTGGAAGAAATTGATGACGCGCTTTCAAAAGGGAGTGCAAATGGTGGAGTGGCTGGTGTTATTGATGAAACTCCCAACCTGAAGCTTTTTCTTGCAAAGTATTGCAACAAATATACCATGGTTGGACCCTTCTTTAGAACTGATGGTTTTGCCTTTGTAAGATTTCTCCTTTCTTGCTGGACATGTATGCGTTCTCCTTTTCTCTCCATTAGAATTAAAACAGTTCACAGAAATTTTTGGTGGTTGACTTAACAATCAATATGATGCAATGATCTGAACCGTAATTCTTGAAAAAGATCAATCAGCCTAATTAAATATCGATTAACGGGCCATTTGCACTATTGTATTGTATGATTCTTTAAATAATCTGGATCTTCTGGTTTTGCAGGCGTTTCCAAAAGGTTCCCCTTTTCTACAAGATGTTTCACAGGCAGTCCTAAACGTGACCGGGGGAGACAAgataatgaaaattgaaaataaatggTTCAAGAAAGAAAGCAGCTGTCAAGACTTGACTAACCCAAACATTAATAGCAATGGTCTTGGTGTTGATAGCTTTTGGGTCTTATTTCTCATTGTGGCGGGGGCTTCAATACTAGCTCTGATAATATTTGTAGTTTCGTTTATTTACAGGCATAAGGTTATCTGGAGTTCAGAAGCCTCTATTTGGTGTAGGATTCAAAAAATGTTGACTATCTTCAATGAAAAAGACCTGAGCTATCATACTTTTAATATCAATGAAAAGGAAGATGAAGTGACTCATGCCTTACCTAACTCCTCCCCAGAAAGTTCTGTGCACCAGAATTTGAACCAGGGAAATTCAAATTCTGTATTTTCTGGTTCTGGAGAGCAACAAGCAGCAAGGGTCTCCATGAGTAGCTGCTGCAACTCTTGAGTTTGCTATCACAGTTCAAGTATTCGGAGAACTACTtcttgttgaaggatgtcgacataatgtatgcctctacaaactagggtttagaattgtaataggaatgtgttctaggtattcaattgtaatcggattctattacctttttgggtaccttgtaactccctatttaaagggctcctattatcaataatacatacacaatttcattctcctacaacatgttatcagcacgagccctaaccctagccgaaaagaaagaaagaaaaaatcaaaaccctaaaactgccGCAGCCTCCTACAGCAAGCCCTAGCACGAGCTAGCCTCACTTGCgcacctgcccctgcagcttcTACACGCTCCTGCACATGCatccctgctgcccctgcagcaccaacACACACCGACTGCATCCTTCTCCTTTCCTGTGCACGTCCTTCTGCTTGCAGGCTCCGAAACCTCTTGatagggacctcagatcaaaatatttccttcat
Coding sequences:
- the LOC112169262 gene encoding glutamate receptor 2.8 isoform X2 — encoded protein: MVAVPDKRFTYIYTRAFKFLCHLQKSQNMINKAKYPSSLENKLALSFMFFLFLSSSITLAMPQSKTIIPVNVGVVLDDHIHSRAQKIWLSCIKMALFDFYASNAHYKSRVVLKVRDSKRNVVHAAAAALDLIKNEKVRAIIGPVTTMETSFVINLGNEAHVPIISFSSTSPSLTSIRSSYFFQFAQNDSIQVEVISSIVKAFGWRQVVPIYIDTAYGEAIIPYLTDALDEVGARVPYRSVISPSATDDQIEKELYKLMTMQTRVFLVHMTTSLCSRVLYKAKAIGMMSEGYVWIMTSGITNRLRMTDDFSFLNSLDGILGVQTYVPKTKELHQEFIPRWHLQFLKDTPANSFSANLDVFALWAYDAAHALAIAIEEVTWSTSNIDFQKSHTAPNNSTDLESLAVSQYGPKLCKALSTTRFNGIAGDFRLVDRQLQSSTFQIVNINGGATRTIGFWTPENGLCKKLGSSVNTGKGSISNGNLGPIIWPGDSLSVPKGWEIPTNGKKLRIAVPQKVGFTEFVKITKDPSTNITDVSGFSIDVFEAALEILPYALPYEFIPFAKPDGTTAGNNNDLCYQVSIGNFDAIVGDTTITANRSLFVDFTMPYTEAGIVMVVPVRDSNRKSAWAFLKPWRWDLWFTTACFFLFIGFVVWVLEHRINKHFRGPPSHQVGTSIWFSFSTMVFAQTARVVSNWARVVMIIWIFVLLVLTINYTASLTSLYTVQKLQPTVTDIKDLLKKGEKVGHVRNYVRDMLKQKGFDDSKLKRFTTVEEIDDALSKGSANGGVAGVIDETPNLKLFLAKYCNKYTMAFPKGSPFLQDVSQAVLNVTGGDKIMKIENKWFKKESSCQDLTNPNINSNGLGVDSFWVLFLIVAGASILALIIFVVSFIYRHKVIWSSEASIWCRIQKMLTIFNEKDLSYHTFNINEKEDEVTHALPNSSPESSVHQNLNQGNSNSVFSGSGEQQAARVSMSSCCNS
- the LOC112169262 gene encoding glutamate receptor 2.8 isoform X1, with product MVAVPDKRFTYIYTRAFKFLCHLQKSQNMINKAKYPSSLENKLALSFMFFLFLSSSITLAMPQSKTIIPVNVGVVLDDHIHSRAQKIWLSCIKMALFDFYASNAHYKSRVVLKVRDSKRNVVHAAAAALDLIKNEKVRAIIGPVTTMETSFVINLGNEAHVPIISFSSTSPSLTSIRSSYFFQFAQNDSIQVEVISSIVKAFGWRQVVPIYIDTAYGEAIIPYLTDALDEVGARVPYRSVISPSATDDQIEKELYKLMTMQTRVFLVHMTTSLCSRVLYKAKAIGMMSEGYVWIMTSGITNRLRMTDDFSFLNSLDGILGVQTYVPKTKELHQEFIPRWHLQFLKDTPANSFSANLDVFALWAYDAAHALAIAIEEVTWSTSNIDFQKSHTAPNNSTDLESLAVSQYGPKLCKALSTTRFNGIAGDFRLVDRQLQSSTFQIVNINGGATRTIGFWTPENGLCKKLGSSVNTGKGSISNGNLGPIIWPGDSLSVPKGWEIPTNGKKLRIAVPQKVGFTEFVKITKDPSTNITDVSGFSIDVFEAALEILPYALPYEFIPFAKPDGTTAGNNNDLCYQVSIGNFDAIVGDTTITANRSLFVDFTMPYTEAGIVMVVPVRDSNRKSAWAFLKPWRWDLWFTTACFFLFIGFVVWVLEHRINKHFRGPPSHQVGTSIWFSFSTMVFAQTARVVSNWARVVMIIWIFVLLVLTINYTASLTSLYTVQKLQPTVTDIKDLLKKGEKVGHVRNYVRDMLKQKGFDDSKLKRFTTVEEIDDALSKGSANGGVAGVIDETPNLKLFLAKYCNKYTMVGPFFRTDGFAFAFPKGSPFLQDVSQAVLNVTGGDKIMKIENKWFKKESSCQDLTNPNINSNGLGVDSFWVLFLIVAGASILALIIFVVSFIYRHKVIWSSEASIWCRIQKMLTIFNEKDLSYHTFNINEKEDEVTHALPNSSPESSVHQNLNQGNSNSVFSGSGEQQAARVSMSSCCNS
- the LOC112169262 gene encoding glutamate receptor 2.8 isoform X3, which produces METSFVINLGNEAHVPIISFSSTSPSLTSIRSSYFFQFAQNDSIQVEVISSIVKAFGWRQVVPIYIDTAYGEAIIPYLTDALDEVGARVPYRSVISPSATDDQIEKELYKLMTMQTRVFLVHMTTSLCSRVLYKAKAIGMMSEGYVWIMTSGITNRLRMTDDFSFLNSLDGILGVQTYVPKTKELHQEFIPRWHLQFLKDTPANSFSANLDVFALWAYDAAHALAIAIEEVTWSTSNIDFQKSHTAPNNSTDLESLAVSQYGPKLCKALSTTRFNGIAGDFRLVDRQLQSSTFQIVNINGGATRTIGFWTPENGLCKKLGSSVNTGKGSISNGNLGPIIWPGDSLSVPKGWEIPTNGKKLRIAVPQKVGFTEFVKITKDPSTNITDVSGFSIDVFEAALEILPYALPYEFIPFAKPDGTTAGNNNDLCYQVSIGNFDAIVGDTTITANRSLFVDFTMPYTEAGIVMVVPVRDSNRKSAWAFLKPWRWDLWFTTACFFLFIGFVVWVLEHRINKHFRGPPSHQVGTSIWFSFSTMVFAQTARVVSNWARVVMIIWIFVLLVLTINYTASLTSLYTVQKLQPTVTDIKDLLKKGEKVGHVRNYVRDMLKQKGFDDSKLKRFTTVEEIDDALSKGSANGGVAGVIDETPNLKLFLAKYCNKYTMVGPFFRTDGFAFAFPKGSPFLQDVSQAVLNVTGGDKIMKIENKWFKKESSCQDLTNPNINSNGLGVDSFWVLFLIVAGASILALIIFVVSFIYRHKVIWSSEASIWCRIQKMLTIFNEKDLSYHTFNINEKEDEVTHALPNSSPESSVHQNLNQGNSNSVFSGSGEQQAARVSMSSCCNS